From the Gallaecimonas mangrovi genome, one window contains:
- a CDS encoding DUF3466 family protein: MKKRALTLSLVALATTQAYATIPNSYTLSTIESSPVAPYHLTALGLTSDGTLTGIVSGDEIHDNTVETARITESDTTNDIYSDLLGVFDDDTVTDLVDDVYNDTSGYYRSLSTANGFMGNSSTSMTLVPGLASDDDLLTVTSYVYGGVDGYYFGYNSGPFTADTFTNGDGDEVTDYVRDYSHRGFMTDNNGTTYPLYPAYTYPDATRNDTQLISADDKLGGYSIAMGGNSSYIVGYSSSELSSGSETTLSNCEDSDVKQPMLACLRNVTYQYRATVWPLTNGVPGDPVTLGVLNEKTGDDYNPASYNSYGYAINSSGIVAGQSMHNNDGTWRNVATIFDASTGEPIEAIGKTGSGISSSVAYGINDNNIVVGEVVYPSSYSKYRFFVFDKTSGDITYPSTFYSSANAVAYDINNDDLVVGVADYEELPPSSTRRQHAFVYDYDNDDFQDLNDKLQFNSTTLDDVYGGDTCTAREDWVLEYARRINDDGQIAATAVTTLRDSDGNQVLDDDGDVQYVLRPVLLTPSDDTATTCEDDEDDDTSYSRKGGGSFGFLALGGLGLVGLLRRRQFKR, from the coding sequence ATGAAAAAAAGAGCTTTAACCCTTTCTTTGGTAGCGTTAGCCACAACTCAGGCTTACGCCACCATCCCTAATAGCTATACGCTCTCAACCATTGAGTCATCACCGGTAGCACCGTACCACTTGACTGCGTTGGGTTTAACATCAGACGGCACCCTTACCGGTATCGTCTCTGGTGATGAGATCCACGACAATACTGTTGAAACGGCGCGTATCACCGAGTCAGATACCACCAACGATATCTATTCGGATTTGCTGGGCGTGTTTGACGACGATACCGTTACCGACCTCGTCGACGACGTCTATAACGACACCTCTGGGTATTACCGCAGCTTGTCTACAGCTAACGGCTTTATGGGCAACTCCAGTACCTCGATGACCTTGGTTCCGGGCCTTGCCAGTGATGATGACCTGCTCACCGTTACCAGCTATGTCTATGGTGGCGTTGACGGTTATTACTTTGGTTATAACTCGGGGCCGTTTACCGCAGACACCTTCACCAATGGTGACGGTGACGAAGTCACCGACTACGTGCGTGATTACAGTCACCGCGGTTTTATGACCGATAACAACGGCACCACCTATCCGTTGTATCCGGCTTATACCTATCCAGATGCCACCCGTAACGATACCCAGCTTATTAGCGCCGATGACAAGTTGGGCGGTTATTCCATCGCCATGGGCGGTAATAGCTCTTATATCGTCGGTTACAGCTCCTCAGAGTTGTCTTCTGGGTCCGAGACCACCTTGTCGAACTGTGAAGATTCGGACGTGAAACAGCCAATGTTGGCCTGTTTGCGTAACGTGACTTATCAGTACCGCGCTACCGTTTGGCCGCTGACCAACGGTGTGCCTGGCGATCCAGTCACTTTAGGCGTTCTGAACGAAAAAACTGGCGATGACTATAACCCGGCAAGCTATAACTCTTACGGTTATGCGATAAACAGCAGCGGTATTGTTGCTGGCCAGTCCATGCATAACAACGACGGTACCTGGCGTAACGTTGCAACCATTTTTGACGCCAGCACCGGTGAACCTATCGAAGCCATTGGTAAAACCGGTAGCGGTATTTCCAGCTCCGTTGCCTACGGTATTAACGACAACAACATTGTAGTGGGTGAAGTGGTTTATCCATCAAGCTACAGTAAGTATCGTTTCTTTGTGTTTGATAAAACATCTGGGGACATCACTTATCCATCTACTTTCTATTCCAGCGCTAACGCCGTTGCTTACGACATCAACAACGATGACTTAGTCGTGGGTGTGGCCGACTATGAAGAGTTGCCGCCGTCCAGCACCCGTCGTCAGCACGCCTTCGTATACGATTACGACAATGACGACTTCCAGGATCTGAACGATAAGCTGCAATTTAACAGCACCACCCTTGATGACGTTTATGGTGGTGACACCTGTACCGCTCGTGAAGACTGGGTGCTCGAATACGCGCGTCGTATCAACGATGACGGCCAAATTGCCGCTACGGCAGTGACCACGCTGCGTGACAGTGACGGCAATCAGGTATTGGATGATGACGGTGATGTGCAATACGTATTGCGCCCGGTGTTACTGACACCGTCGGACGATACTGCCACCACCTGTGAAGACGACGAAGATGATGACACCAGCTACAGCCGCAAGGGCGGTGGTAGCTTCGGTTTCCTTGCCTTAGGCGGCTTAGGGCTGGTTGGTTTACTGCGCCGACGTCAGTTTAAACGCTAA
- the rmf gene encoding ribosome modulation factor: MRRQKRDRLERAHSRGYQAGIGGKPREACPYQSVDARSYWHSGWRSAVEDRVINGVAMK, translated from the coding sequence ATGAGAAGACAAAAACGTGACCGTCTAGAACGAGCCCACTCACGTGGTTATCAAGCCGGGATTGGTGGTAAACCACGAGAAGCGTGTCCTTACCAGAGCGTAGATGCTCGCAGTTATTGGCACTCAGGTTGGCGCTCTGCAGTCGAAGATAGGGTCATCAATGGCGTCGCCATGAAATAA
- the fabA gene encoding 3-hydroxyacyl-[acyl-carrier-protein] dehydratase FabA produces MLTEKHSFSREDLLACSRGELFGPGNSQLPAPNMLMMDRVAHIHLEGGQYGKGEIIAELDINPDLWFFQCHFPGDPVMPGCLGLDAMWQLVGFFLGWQGGPGKGRALGVGEVKFTGQILPTAKKVTYHIHMKRLINRTLVMGIADGEVAVDGRVIYTAKDLKVGLFKDTSSF; encoded by the coding sequence GTGCTGACAGAAAAACACAGTTTCAGTCGTGAAGACCTCTTAGCCTGTTCGCGTGGCGAGCTTTTTGGCCCAGGTAACAGCCAGCTGCCTGCCCCTAACATGTTGATGATGGATAGAGTGGCGCACATTCATCTGGAAGGCGGTCAGTATGGTAAGGGTGAAATCATTGCCGAGCTGGATATCAACCCTGATCTGTGGTTCTTCCAGTGCCATTTCCCCGGCGACCCTGTTATGCCTGGCTGTCTTGGCCTGGATGCAATGTGGCAGCTAGTGGGCTTTTTCCTTGGCTGGCAAGGCGGCCCTGGTAAAGGCCGGGCTTTAGGTGTGGGTGAAGTGAAATTCACCGGTCAAATTCTGCCAACGGCCAAGAAAGTCACCTACCACATTCATATGAAGCGCCTCATTAACCGCACCTTGGTGATGGGTATTGCTGATGGTGAAGTCGCCGTTGATGGCCGCGTTATCTACACCGCCAAAGACTTAAAAGTGGGCCTGTTTAAAGACACGTCCAGCTTCTAA
- a CDS encoding AAA family ATPase, with amino-acid sequence MTKNLLLEATSLQPHFNLHALPFSADYLLGQQSGEAELAQATADSSALGHIYLCGASYIDSLAIFKAAIAKQPKATRKDKVWDWCYAENIHDSRRPYCFQLKAGSGDSFCQAVGELFAVNGADLEKRLTALIAAQPQEPRLKAYFETLLAANAAQQGANQPLLLNLLVSQNAEQVPIIHNRDLSELGLFGEITVETQQGTVLVNQHLLRPGDLHRANGGYLLISAAELAQQPQVWTRLKEALFGQRIDWTQYRSQQPGSPLFMPEAMPLDVKVVLFGDRGDHLDLLDIDRELAQLFPYFVEWVPFVAAEHSSELAAHLGFEAVKKGFKSPTLDALKVLLRYGSRVFEDQNRIALIHHRYSELLSRANFIANSHEITEADIKKAINARDGAQGLAKAMSREAMAKGHILIETQGKRTGQVNGLTVLDLGNTEFGEPSRITATAHYGDGDIIDIERKAELAGNIHAKGVMILTAFLASRFAQENTLHLSASLVFEQSYHEVDGDSASAGELICLLSALAMLPVRQDIAITGAIDQFGNVQAIGGVNAKIEGFFEVCKSRGLTGSQGVILPLSNQSQLNLSDDVIEAVTQGCFHLWCVEHVDDAIALMMETDAGELDDNGDYPKASVYGRIQARQFALLEMEEPVSSLGRRIMRRLGLGRS; translated from the coding sequence ATGACGAAAAACCTGCTTTTGGAAGCGACGTCGCTTCAGCCTCATTTTAATCTTCACGCCTTGCCCTTTAGCGCAGACTACTTGCTTGGGCAGCAATCAGGTGAAGCAGAGCTTGCCCAGGCGACGGCGGACAGCAGTGCCCTTGGCCATATTTACCTTTGCGGTGCCTCCTATATTGATAGCCTGGCCATTTTTAAAGCGGCCATTGCCAAACAGCCCAAGGCCACTCGCAAAGACAAGGTTTGGGATTGGTGCTATGCCGAAAATATCCACGACTCCAGAAGGCCCTATTGCTTCCAGTTAAAAGCAGGCAGTGGTGACAGCTTTTGCCAGGCTGTTGGCGAATTGTTTGCGGTAAATGGTGCTGATTTAGAAAAGCGCTTAACTGCCCTTATTGCGGCGCAGCCGCAAGAGCCGCGATTAAAGGCGTATTTTGAAACCTTACTGGCAGCCAATGCCGCGCAGCAGGGTGCTAACCAGCCGTTGCTACTTAACCTGTTAGTCAGTCAAAACGCTGAGCAGGTACCCATCATCCACAACCGTGATTTGTCAGAGCTGGGCCTGTTTGGCGAAATCACCGTTGAAACCCAGCAAGGCACGGTGCTGGTAAACCAACATTTGCTGCGCCCTGGCGACTTACACCGTGCTAACGGCGGTTATTTGCTGATTTCGGCAGCCGAACTTGCCCAGCAACCACAAGTGTGGACGCGCTTAAAAGAGGCGCTTTTTGGCCAGCGTATTGACTGGACCCAATACCGAAGCCAACAGCCCGGTAGTCCCTTGTTTATGCCAGAAGCGATGCCGCTGGATGTAAAAGTGGTGCTGTTTGGTGACCGGGGTGACCATTTGGATTTACTGGACATCGACCGCGAGTTAGCGCAACTCTTCCCGTATTTTGTTGAATGGGTGCCCTTTGTTGCGGCAGAACACAGTAGCGAGCTTGCCGCCCATCTTGGCTTTGAAGCCGTTAAAAAAGGCTTTAAGTCCCCTACCCTTGACGCCTTGAAGGTACTACTTCGTTACGGTAGCCGCGTATTTGAAGACCAAAACCGTATTGCGTTAATCCACCATCGTTACAGCGAATTACTGAGCCGCGCTAACTTCATCGCCAATAGCCATGAAATTACCGAGGCTGATATTAAAAAGGCGATTAACGCCCGTGACGGAGCCCAAGGGCTTGCTAAAGCCATGAGCCGCGAAGCCATGGCCAAGGGCCATATTCTGATTGAAACCCAGGGCAAACGCACTGGCCAGGTTAATGGCCTAACGGTGCTGGACCTTGGCAATACCGAATTTGGAGAACCATCGCGAATAACGGCCACCGCCCATTATGGTGATGGCGATATTATTGATATTGAACGTAAAGCCGAGCTTGCCGGTAACATTCACGCCAAAGGCGTAATGATTTTAACCGCCTTTCTTGCCAGCCGCTTTGCCCAAGAAAATACTCTGCACTTGTCTGCATCCTTGGTATTTGAGCAGTCTTACCATGAGGTGGATGGCGATTCGGCTTCTGCCGGTGAACTTATCTGTTTGCTGTCGGCGTTGGCGATGCTTCCGGTGCGCCAAGACATTGCCATTACCGGCGCCATTGACCAATTCGGTAATGTACAAGCCATTGGCGGCGTGAACGCCAAGATAGAAGGTTTTTTTGAGGTCTGTAAAAGTCGCGGTTTGACAGGCTCGCAAGGGGTTATTTTGCCGCTGTCGAACCAATCGCAGCTGAATCTGTCGGACGATGTAATTGAAGCGGTAACACAAGGCTGTTTTCATCTATGGTGCGTTGAGCATGTGGATGATGCCATCGCACTAATGATGGAAACCGATGCCGGTGAGTTGGATGATAATGGGGATTACCCTAAAGCTTCAGTGTACGGTCGTATTCAAGCGCGCCAGTTTGCCTTGTTGGAGATGGAAGAGCCTGTAAGCTCCTTGGGACGCCGCATCATGCGCCGTTTGGGCTTGGGGAGAAGTTAA
- a CDS encoding NAD(P)/FAD-dependent oxidoreductase, whose amino-acid sequence MKRICVIGSGFAALTAIKTLRKHSADVEITLIAPAPEFHYYPSLIWVPAGLRSRSDIVFNIQPLLTKLKVNFQQARVTGLSEGGRCVHTDRGDVYNEGLLIASGSRFIKKLPGIEHALTLCDGITAAESITARINQLTHGTIAVGFGGNPNEPAAVRGGPMFELLFGLDTLLRRQGKRQDIDLVFFNPATRPGGRLGEQAVERLLARMKSRNIKTYLGAKPLRLEATKVVTEATEFHADVILFMPGMTGPSWLANSDLPQSPGGLIKADENCRVPGFAATYVVGDSGSFPGPEWAPKQAHMADLMASAASHNLLQELAGNAKPHMRGFKWELLCIIDMLDSATLVYRSEKRQWVSPNWRLLHWAKRFFEWWYLRGIKN is encoded by the coding sequence ATGAAACGGATTTGTGTTATCGGCTCCGGTTTTGCCGCGCTAACTGCAATCAAAACATTGCGCAAACACTCAGCCGATGTAGAGATAACCTTGATTGCGCCAGCCCCAGAGTTTCATTATTACCCCAGTTTGATTTGGGTCCCGGCAGGGCTGCGCTCACGCTCCGATATTGTCTTTAATATTCAGCCGTTACTTACCAAGCTTAAGGTCAATTTTCAGCAAGCTCGGGTAACAGGTTTAAGCGAAGGTGGGCGCTGTGTACACACTGACCGTGGCGATGTATACAACGAAGGCTTACTGATTGCCAGCGGTAGCCGTTTTATTAAAAAGCTCCCCGGTATTGAACATGCGCTTACCCTTTGTGACGGTATCACAGCGGCCGAATCCATTACCGCCCGCATCAACCAGCTTACCCATGGCACTATTGCGGTTGGTTTTGGCGGTAATCCCAATGAACCTGCCGCCGTTCGCGGTGGCCCGATGTTCGAATTGCTGTTCGGGCTTGATACGTTGCTGCGCAGGCAAGGCAAACGCCAAGATATCGATTTAGTGTTTTTTAACCCGGCTACCAGGCCTGGCGGGCGTTTGGGCGAGCAAGCGGTAGAGCGCCTTCTTGCCAGGATGAAAAGCCGGAATATAAAAACCTACTTAGGTGCCAAACCGCTGCGGTTAGAAGCCACCAAGGTGGTAACCGAAGCCACCGAATTTCATGCCGATGTCATTTTATTTATGCCCGGAATGACAGGGCCGAGCTGGCTTGCTAACAGCGATTTGCCACAATCTCCAGGCGGGCTGATAAAGGCGGACGAAAATTGCCGTGTACCTGGTTTTGCAGCCACTTATGTGGTCGGTGACAGCGGCAGTTTTCCGGGCCCAGAGTGGGCGCCTAAACAGGCCCATATGGCTGATTTAATGGCCAGCGCCGCCAGCCATAACCTGTTGCAGGAACTGGCTGGCAATGCCAAGCCCCACATGCGCGGCTTTAAGTGGGAGCTTTTATGCATTATCGATATGCTCGATAGCGCTACCCTGGTCTATCGCAGTGAAAAACGCCAGTGGGTTTCACCCAATTGGCGGTTGTTGCATTGGGCAAAACGGTTTTTTGAATGGTGGTATCTGCGCGGCATAAAAAACTAA
- a CDS encoding SDR family oxidoreductase: MSHPVAIVTGASKGIGAAIAEHLANAGFAVAVNYSSSPAAAQDVVQRITASGGKAVAIQADVADHGAVTRLFDQAEQALGKVTAVVCNAGIMTLAPVEKYAQDAFSTLMAINLNGVFNTLQLAAQRLGKGGRIVTLSTSVVGTNFPGYGPYAASKAAVETLSKVLSKELEHCEISVNVVAPGPTATELFMEGKSDEVIARIAAMNPYKRLGKPQDIADVIGYLLSEGAAWVNGQVIRVNGGMV, encoded by the coding sequence ATGTCTCATCCCGTCGCAATTGTAACCGGGGCCTCTAAGGGGATTGGTGCCGCTATTGCCGAACATTTGGCCAATGCCGGTTTTGCGGTAGCCGTGAATTACAGCTCTTCACCTGCAGCAGCACAAGACGTGGTGCAGCGTATTACCGCCTCCGGCGGTAAGGCGGTTGCCATTCAAGCCGATGTGGCTGACCATGGCGCTGTAACGCGCCTTTTTGACCAAGCAGAGCAAGCTCTGGGCAAAGTGACAGCGGTGGTCTGCAACGCCGGCATTATGACCCTGGCGCCGGTTGAAAAATACGCTCAGGACGCCTTTTCCACATTGATGGCCATCAACCTTAACGGTGTCTTTAACACCCTGCAACTGGCAGCTCAGCGCTTGGGAAAAGGCGGCCGCATAGTCACCCTTTCAACCAGTGTGGTTGGCACCAATTTCCCAGGTTATGGGCCTTACGCTGCCAGTAAAGCGGCAGTAGAAACCCTGTCGAAAGTACTGAGTAAAGAACTAGAACACTGCGAAATTTCAGTCAACGTGGTAGCGCCTGGCCCTACCGCCACTGAGCTATTTATGGAAGGTAAGTCAGACGAAGTGATTGCCAGAATTGCCGCTATGAACCCATATAAGCGCTTAGGCAAACCCCAGGATATAGCTGATGTTATTGGCTACCTGCTAAGTGAAGGAGCCGCCTGGGTGAATGGCCAGGTCATTCGCGTTAACGGCGGTATGGTGTAA
- a CDS encoding AraC family transcriptional regulator yields MTTTAQLARLIDRHCQGEGITQTAVSRLKLMRSFSPTEAIPWSYSPSLCLVSQGAKGCVIGNQQWIYNAERYLVVSVDLPVMSQIISASENAPFLSLHLSFDPGMVARFLALPASSSDHGPLLATNATDQALVDACIRLVSLLDNPDDIAYLAPLIEQEIIYRLVKNGAAPVLSHIVKEQGSAISRAVTWIKANYQQAFSIQTLAQQVGLSSSVLHERFKQATALSPMQYRTHIRLHEARRMMVFENVDAAAAAYRVGYGTPAQFSREYRRLFGLPPASDAAALRSSNRPGIGPAVAGGVRLENLA; encoded by the coding sequence ATGACAACCACGGCACAACTGGCTCGGCTGATTGACCGCCATTGCCAAGGTGAAGGTATTACCCAAACGGCGGTCAGCCGTTTAAAACTGATGCGCAGTTTCAGCCCAACAGAAGCGATTCCCTGGTCTTACAGCCCATCACTGTGCTTGGTAAGCCAAGGCGCAAAGGGCTGTGTTATTGGCAATCAACAGTGGATATATAACGCCGAGCGTTATCTGGTTGTGTCGGTCGACCTGCCCGTGATGAGCCAAATTATTAGCGCCAGTGAAAACGCGCCTTTTCTTAGCCTGCATCTGAGCTTTGACCCGGGCATGGTTGCGCGTTTTTTAGCCCTGCCAGCATCGTCTTCAGACCACGGGCCGTTACTTGCCACCAATGCCACCGACCAAGCCCTAGTTGATGCCTGCATTCGGCTGGTTTCATTACTGGATAACCCCGACGACATTGCCTATTTAGCCCCACTCATCGAACAGGAAATTATTTACAGACTGGTAAAAAATGGCGCGGCACCGGTACTGAGTCACATTGTAAAAGAGCAGGGCAGTGCTATTAGTAGGGCGGTTACCTGGATCAAAGCTAACTACCAGCAAGCCTTTTCCATTCAAACCCTTGCTCAGCAAGTTGGGCTAAGTAGCTCAGTGCTGCATGAACGTTTCAAACAGGCAACAGCACTCAGTCCAATGCAATACCGTACCCATATTCGTTTGCATGAAGCGCGGCGGATGATGGTTTTTGAAAACGTAGACGCCGCAGCCGCCGCCTATCGGGTGGGTTATGGCACGCCGGCGCAGTTTAGCCGCGAATACAGGCGTCTGTTTGGCTTGCCACCGGCATCGGATGCTGCCGCACTTCGCAGCAGCAACAGGCCAGGTATTGGCCCAGCAGTTGCCGGTGGTGTTAGGCTGGAAAATCTCGCTTAA
- a CDS encoding DksA/TraR family C4-type zinc finger protein codes for MAVGWAGDDAVTKQIDSTIEDAVANVRNKLGKGPSRKTCLECGADIPIKRQQALPGVQYCVHCQQEMDKDAQKNSLYNRRGSKDSQLR; via the coding sequence ATGGCAGTCGGTTGGGCTGGCGATGACGCCGTAACCAAACAAATTGATTCCACCATCGAAGATGCTGTGGCCAATGTGCGCAACAAACTGGGCAAAGGTCCTAGCCGTAAAACCTGCTTGGAGTGCGGCGCTGACATTCCCATTAAACGCCAACAAGCCTTACCAGGGGTTCAATATTGCGTGCATTGTCAGCAAGAAATGGACAAAGACGCGCAAAAAAACAGCCTTTATAACCGCCGTGGTAGTAAAGATAGCCAGCTGCGTTAA
- a CDS encoding response regulator transcription factor, which produces MNILLVQACADLDFTGKCQQAGLSIAETVSFQHALDRIWQGSFELVLVDLDNEADHGLEFIEQFRQARLVTALVAVASKAGSNLAVNALDNGADLFLYKDTCGQEAQAQFNALVRRCGHLWANKGLSSGDYVLSLSCQSLRFEGHSVYLTQVEFLVLEIIFKAKGLAVAPDTIISTLTAQGHSISQNALQVHLSCVRKKVREKGGLLPIINRRGLGYATES; this is translated from the coding sequence ATGAATATTCTGCTTGTACAAGCGTGCGCTGACCTCGACTTTACAGGCAAGTGTCAACAAGCCGGCCTGTCTATCGCTGAAACGGTTAGTTTTCAGCACGCCCTTGACCGCATCTGGCAAGGCAGTTTTGAATTGGTGCTGGTTGATCTTGATAACGAGGCAGACCATGGCCTTGAGTTTATTGAGCAATTTCGCCAAGCACGGTTGGTTACTGCCTTGGTTGCTGTTGCCAGTAAAGCCGGTAGCAACCTGGCGGTAAACGCCTTGGATAACGGTGCCGATCTCTTCTTATATAAAGACACCTGTGGCCAGGAAGCACAGGCACAATTTAACGCACTGGTCAGGCGCTGCGGGCACTTATGGGCCAATAAAGGGCTGAGTAGCGGTGATTATGTACTGTCGTTAAGCTGCCAATCCTTGCGCTTTGAAGGCCATAGCGTGTATCTCACCCAGGTCGAGTTTTTGGTGTTAGAAATCATTTTTAAAGCCAAAGGGTTGGCTGTCGCCCCCGACACCATTATCAGTACCCTCACTGCTCAAGGGCACAGCATCAGCCAAAATGCCCTGCAAGTGCATCTCTCCTGTGTCAGAAAAAAAGTGCGGGAAAAAGGTGGGCTACTGCCGATAATAAACCGCCGGGGACTCGGTTACGCCACCGAAAGCTAA
- a CDS encoding LysR family transcriptional regulator, which translates to MKTPDLNLVIALNVLLREQNITAAARQLGLSTSAMSRTLTRLRVTTGDPLLVRAGRKMVLTPHAEGLRQRAMVAADESLAVLSPKASHFDVAKLARTFVIRCNEGFVEALGGHLIKAVAAQAPKVRLHFTAKAQKHDGPLRDGEADLEIGVLKAMGPEIRIQRLFDDRFVALVRHGHPLAAKRSITAHDYVQYGHVVASRHGKPEGPVDTALANLGLKRNIAAVVPSFPAALAVAQASDLVALVPASFAEHHPQMALLTVLAIPVATPVFTVSQMWHPRLEADSAHRWLRQCVKACCEEIKGQPS; encoded by the coding sequence ATGAAAACCCCCGATCTCAACCTTGTTATTGCCCTAAATGTGCTGCTGCGCGAGCAAAATATTACTGCGGCGGCGCGCCAACTAGGGCTAAGCACTTCAGCCATGAGCCGCACCCTGACTCGGCTACGCGTCACAACGGGCGACCCGTTATTGGTCAGGGCAGGGCGCAAGATGGTACTAACGCCCCATGCCGAAGGCCTTCGACAGCGCGCCATGGTAGCTGCAGATGAAAGCCTGGCGGTATTAAGCCCCAAAGCGTCACATTTCGATGTTGCCAAGTTGGCCCGAACCTTTGTTATTCGTTGCAATGAAGGTTTTGTTGAAGCCCTGGGCGGCCACCTCATTAAAGCTGTTGCGGCGCAGGCGCCTAAGGTAAGGCTGCATTTTACCGCCAAAGCCCAGAAGCATGACGGGCCGCTGCGTGATGGCGAGGCCGATTTAGAGATTGGGGTATTAAAGGCCATGGGCCCGGAAATTCGCATTCAGCGGTTATTTGACGACCGTTTTGTGGCGCTGGTTCGCCATGGCCATCCGCTGGCAGCGAAACGCAGCATAACGGCGCATGATTATGTGCAATATGGCCACGTGGTGGCATCTCGTCATGGTAAACCCGAGGGCCCGGTGGATACCGCATTGGCAAACCTTGGCCTTAAACGAAATATTGCCGCAGTGGTGCCCAGTTTCCCGGCAGCATTAGCCGTAGCCCAAGCAAGTGACTTAGTCGCATTGGTACCGGCATCGTTTGCCGAGCATCATCCGCAGATGGCGTTATTGACCGTGCTGGCCATTCCGGTAGCAACACCGGTATTCACAGTATCGCAAATGTGGCACCCAAGGCTGGAAGCCGATTCTGCACATCGTTGGCTGCGCCAATGCGTTAAAGCATGCTGTGAGGAGATAAAAGGGCAGCCATCATAA
- a CDS encoding DUF3693 domain-containing protein, protein MYIKNLVETALKAAGCSSQNELAKDVLGISSAFLSELKTGKAPAADHLIIKLAEIAGVEPSLAVVSYHEERAKTDKERSVWSTLVKRISHGAAASVAAMMLTFLPQKPVQADPMPIAHNVYYVKLPILPDRHATVSIRHWVSHNFKL, encoded by the coding sequence ATGTACATCAAAAATCTGGTCGAAACGGCCTTAAAAGCTGCTGGTTGCAGTAGTCAAAATGAATTAGCCAAAGATGTGCTTGGGATCTCCAGTGCGTTCCTTAGCGAACTCAAAACAGGCAAAGCCCCAGCGGCAGACCATCTGATCATCAAACTGGCTGAAATCGCAGGTGTGGAGCCGTCTCTAGCGGTGGTGAGCTACCACGAAGAACGGGCAAAAACAGACAAGGAGCGGTCAGTTTGGAGCACCTTGGTAAAGCGGATAAGCCACGGAGCAGCGGCTAGCGTGGCGGCCATGATGCTGACATTTTTGCCGCAGAAACCCGTCCAGGCTGATCCTATGCCGATTGCGCATAATGTATATTATGTTAAATTGCCTATTTTACCAGATAGGCATGCCACCGTCTCTATTCGTCATTGGGTATCCCACAACTTTAAGTTATAG
- a CDS encoding DMT family transporter has product MKYWLFIIVAVLGEVVATTTFKATDGFTKPLQSILVLIGYGISFYFLSLALKSIPVGIVYAIWAGLGVVIVTFLAWLIYGQKIDNWGFLGM; this is encoded by the coding sequence ATGAAGTATTGGCTCTTCATAATAGTCGCGGTATTAGGTGAAGTTGTTGCTACAACCACATTCAAAGCAACGGACGGGTTTACTAAGCCGCTGCAGTCTATCCTAGTCCTAATTGGCTATGGCATTTCGTTTTATTTCTTGTCCTTAGCTCTTAAAAGCATTCCAGTTGGTATCGTTTATGCCATATGGGCCGGTCTAGGGGTTGTCATCGTTACATTCTTGGCATGGCTCATTTATGGGCAGAAAATAGACAATTGGGGTTTCCTCGGAATGTGA